A stretch of Garra rufa chromosome 11, GarRuf1.0, whole genome shotgun sequence DNA encodes these proteins:
- the LOC141345910 gene encoding deoxyribodipyrimidine photo-lyase-like produces MSCCQQNPGSELTAPLDAPAALPAPSTWPQGCPLVDLGLARMPCRKDGTEIDWAVNIRKSWDFSEEGAQAHLEAFLRDGVYRYEKESSRADAPNTSCLSPYLHFGQLSVRSLLWDARGARCRPPKFQRKLAWRDLAYWQLCLFPDLPWESLRPPYKALRWSSDRVHLKAWQRGRTGYPLVDAAMRQLWQTGWMNNYMRHVVASFLIAYLHIPWQEGYRWFQDTLVDADVAIDAMMWQNGGMCGLDHWNFVMHPVDAALTCDPYGTYVRQWCPELKALPDDLIHKPWKCPASMLRRAGVVLGTNYPERIVVDLEERRAQSLQDVASVRRRFRQFVDQRSGCDLVPVPARLVQEALGSMEDVVSREETGFLLPVITRMEFKHQSEDPNRQDNPYSAVLKGYVSRKRDDTVAFLNERDFTASVMCESAQRRERLEKDQCLLEGLPKPTQVSRGRGRRTPARDPYSKVPGGVAVPHR; encoded by the exons ATGAGCTGCTGCCAGCAGAATCCTGGGAGTGAACTGACCGCTCCGCTGGACGCCCCCGCTGCCCTGCCTGCTCCCTCAACATGGCCGCAGGGATGCCCGCTTGTTGATCTGGGACTGGCACGCATGCCATGCAGGAAAGATGGCACAGAG ATTGATTGGGCCGTGAACATTCGGAAATCATGGGACTTCAGTGAGGAAGGAGCTCAGGCTCATCTTGAGGCCTTCCTGCGAGATG GTGTGTACCGTTATGAGAAGGAGTCAAGTCGTGCAGATGCCCCCAACACGAGCTGTCTATCTCCATATCTGCACTTTGGGCAGCTAAGTGTACGCAGCCTATTATGGGACGCCCGCGGAGCTCGCTGCAGACCTCCTAAATTCCAGCGCAAACTGGCCTGGAGGGACCTGGCGTACTGGCAGCTGTGCCTTTTCCCAGACCTGCCCTGGGAGTCCCTCAGACCACCGTACAAG GCTCTGCGCTGGAGTTCAGACCGTGTCCATCTGAAGGCATGGCAGCGTGGAAGAACAGGATACCCATTGGTAGATGCGGCAATGAGACAGCTGTGGCAAACTGGCTGGATGAACAACTACATGAGACATGTGGTGGCCTCCTTCCTCATCGCTTATCTCCATATTCCCTGGCAGGAAGGATACCGCTGGTTTCAG GACACACTTGTAGATGCTGATGTTGCCATAGATGCCATGATGTGGCAGAATGGAGGAATGTGTGGACTGGATCACTGGAACTTCGTCATGCACCCTGTTGATGCAGCGCTGACCTGTGACCCCTATGGCACCTATGTGCGGCAGTGGTGTCCTGAACTGAAGGCACTTCCTGATGACCTCATCCATAAGCCCTGGAAGTGCCCAGCATCAATGCTGCGTAGAGCAG GTGTGGTTTTGGGCACCAACTACCCAGAGCGGATTGTTGTTGACCTCGAGGAGCGACGTGCACAGTCTCTACAGGACGTTGCCTCTGTGAGAAGGCGTTTTAGGCAGTTTGTTGACCAGCGATCAGGCTGTGATCTGGTGCCTGTGCCTGCAAGGCTGGTACAGGAAGCTCTGGGCAGTATGGAGGATGTTGTAAGTCGTGAAGAAACTGGCTTTCTCCTCCCAGTCATCACGCGCATGGAGTTTAAACACCAGTCTGAGGATCCAAACAGGCAAGACAACCCATATAGCGCTGTTCTGAAGGGCTACGTCAGCCGCAAACGAGATGATACCGTTGCCTTTCTAAATGAGCGAGACTTCACAGCCAGCGTGATGTGTGAGAGTGCACAGCGTAGGGAACGATTAGAGAAGGACCAGTGTCTTCTGGAGGGCCTACCTAAGCCCACCCAAGTCTCACGTGGAAGGGGTAGACGTACTCCAGCTAGAGACCCTTACAGCAAAGTGCCTGGAGGTGTCGCTGTTCCCCACAGATAA
- the LOC141345911 gene encoding glycine cleavage system H protein, mitochondrial-like produces the protein MAMCTILRSASVSLTSSLPRLSNRNAVTAARLLARTCYKRPLSTATRFCAALKFTDKHEWVRVDSGVATVGISNFAQEALGDVVYCGLPEIGTKLSQSDEFGALESVKAASELYSPLTGEVTDVNDALADTPGLVNKSCYKDGWLMKMTVSIPEELDGLMDETAYERYIKSIED, from the exons ATGGCGATGTGCACAATATTACGAAGTGCTTCTGTTAGTTTGACCTCTTCTCTGCCTCGACTGTCAAACAGAAACGCTGTGACTGCAGCTAGACTGCTGGCGAGGACATGCTATAAAAGACCACTGAGCACAGCCACTCGCTTCTGCGCAG CATTGAAGTTCACAGACAAACACGAGTGGGTTCGCGTGGACAGTGGTGTGGCAACAGTGGGCATCAGTAATTTTGCACAG GAGGCACTGGGGGACGTGGTCTACTGTGGGCTCCCTGAAATTGGCACAAAGTTATCACAGTCTG ATGAATTTGGTGCTCTGGAGAGTGTTAAAGCAGCAAGTGAGTTGTACTCTCCTCTGACGGGGGAAGTGACGGATGTCAATGACGCCTTGGCGGACACCCCAGGACTGGTCAACAAGTCTTGCTATAAAGATG GCTGGCTGATGAAGATGACTGTATCTATTCCTGAGGAATTGGATGGACTGATGGATGAAACTGCTTATGAGAGATACATCAAATCTATAGAGGACTAG